A genome region from Falco biarmicus isolate bFalBia1 chromosome 11, bFalBia1.pri, whole genome shotgun sequence includes the following:
- the LEPROT gene encoding leptin receptor gene-related protein: protein MAGIKALVALSFSGAIGLTFLMLGCALEYYGVYWPLFVLIFYFICPIPHFIAKRVSDDSDAASSACRELAYFFTTGIVVSAFGFPIILARVEAIKWGACGLVLAGNAVIFLTILGFFLVFGRGDDFSWEQW from the exons ATGGCGGGTATCAAAG CTCTCGTGGCCCTGTCCTTCAGCGGAGCCATCGGGCTGACCTTCCTCATGCTGGGGTGCGCCCTGGAGTACTACGG TGTGTACTGGCCTCTGTTTGTCTTAATATTTTACTTCATCTGCCCCATTCCCCACTTCATTGCAAAAAGAGTGAGTGATGACAGTGATgcagccagcagtgcctgcagagAATTGGCATATTTCTTCACAACTGGAATTGTTGTTTCTGCCTTTGGATTTCCTATAATCCTTGCACGGGTTGAAGCG ATCAAGTGGGGAGCCTGTGGTCTGGTGCTGGCTGGCAATGCAGTAATTTTCCTTACTATTTTAggcttttttcttgtgtttggtAGAGGAGATGACTTTAGCTGGGAACAGTGGTAG